A genomic region of Melanotaenia boesemani isolate fMelBoe1 chromosome 21, fMelBoe1.pri, whole genome shotgun sequence contains the following coding sequences:
- the LOC121631926 gene encoding transforming growth factor beta-1-induced transcript 1 protein-like isoform X1 codes for MEDLGVPESPSYPLSPRIVVFDALLADLENTSSPLPRCPVLLTSDPPQNAEPATQETTQARPPPPAYTPQQTVSAAMKSSQNSNPDKLYSTVCKPRSPRSADPPPAFSSSSLLGGGLSELDHLLQELNATQFNITDEILAQFPSSKKDERDKFKDKATTSSPSSAKPSATSATLELDKLMASLSDFRVQSTPAAPVTPVVATSQQPAAPLQPAAPPQPSSGGSLDSMLGLLQSDLSRQGVQTSSKGNCSACQKPVVGQVVTALGKVWHPEHFVCTECETELGSRNFFEKDGRPYCESDYFTLFSPHCAHCSKPILNKMVTALDKNWHPECFCCVKCSRSFGDEGFHDREGQQYCQQCFLTLFASRCQGCSQPILENYISALNSLWHPQCFVCRECYSPFVNGSFFEHEGKPLCEAHYHQSRGSMCQACQQPILGRCVTAMGAKFHPHHLVCHFCLKPLSKGCFKEQENKPYCHPCFIKLFG; via the exons ATGGAGGATCTGG GAGTGCCTGAATCACCTAGCTACCCTCTCAGTCCTCGTATTGTTGTGTTTG ATGCCCTCCTTGCTGATCTGGAGAACACCAGTTCTCCTCTTCCTCGATGTCCTGTCCTGCTCACCTCTGACCCTCCACAAAATGCTGAACCTGCCACTCAGGAAACGACCCAAGCCCGGCCGCCACCACCAGCTTACACACCACAGCAG aCTGTTTCTGCTGCAATGAAGTCCTCACAGAACTCCAATCCAGACAAACTATACAG CACGGTGTGTAAACCGCGCTCTCCCCGCTCTGCAGATCCTCCTCCcgccttctcctcctcctctctgctaGGTGGAGGTCTAAGTGAACTGGACCATCTGTTACAGGAGCTCAATGCCacacagtttaacatcacag ATGAGATCTTGGCCCAGTTCCCTTCCTCTAAGAAAGATGAGAGAGACAAGTTCAAGGATAAAGCCACAACCTCCTCCCCCAG CTCTGCAAAGCCCTCTGCAACATCAGCCACATTGGAGTTGGACAAACTGATGGCGTCGCTGTCTGACTTCAGAGTCCAAAGCACA CCAGCAGCACCTGTCACTCCAGTGGTTGCAACATCTCAGCAGCCCGCAGCCCCACTGCAGCCCGCTGCCCCACCGCAGCCCTCATCTGGAGGCTCATTGGACAGCATGCTGGGGCTCCTCCAATCAGACCTCAGTCGACAAGGGGTTCAGACATCCTCCAAGGGAAACTGCTCAGCTTGCCAAAAACCGGTTGTAGGACAG GTGGTGACTGCTCTTGGGAAGGTGTGGCACCCGGAGCACTTTGTGTGCACCGAGTGTGAGACAGAGTTGGGCAGCCGGAACTTCTTTGAAAAGGATGGACGGCCATACTGCGAGTCGGACTACTTCACCCTCTTCTCCCCACACTGTGCACACTGCAGTAAACCCATTCTAAAT AAAATGGTCACTGCTCTGGATAAGAACTGGCACCCAGAGTGTTTCTGCTGCGTCAAATGCAGCCGCAGCTTTGGAGACGAAG GTTTCCATGACCGTGAGGGCCAGCAGTACTGCCAGCAGTGCTTCTTGACTCTGTTTGCCTCCCGCTGTCAAGGCTGCAGCCAACCTATCCTGGAAAACTACATCTCGGCTCTAAACTCTCTCTGGCACCCACAGTGCTTCGTATGCAGG GAGTGCTACAGCCCCTTCGTGAACGGCAGCTTCTTTGAACACGAGGGTAAACCACTGTGTGAGGCCCATTACCACCAGTCCCGAGGCAGCATGTGCCAGGCATGCCAGCAGCCCATCCTTGGCCGCTGCGTCACCGCCATGGGAGCCAAATTTCACCCCCACCACCTTGTGTGCCACTTCTGCCTGAAGCCCCTGAGCAAAGGCTGCTTCAAGGAGCAGGAGAACAAACCTTACTGCCACCCCTGCTTTATCAAACTCTTTGGTTGA
- the LOC121631931 gene encoding elongin-B-like translates to MDVFLMIRRHKTTIFTDAKESTTVYELKRIVEGILKRSPEDQRLYKDDQLLEDSKTLGDCGFTNQTARPQAPATVGLAFRINDEMFEQLHVEAFSSPPELPDVMKPQDSGSTANEQAVQ, encoded by the exons GATGTGTTCTTAATGATCCGGCGTCACAAGACCACCATCTTCACAGATGCCAAGGAGTCCACCACTGTCTATGAGCTGAAGCGTATTGTTGAAGGAATACTTAAAAGATCACCTGAAGACCAGCGGCTCTACAAA GATGATCAGTTGCTAGAGGACAGCAAAACACTGGGGGACTGTGGATTTACCAACCAGACCGCCAGACCCCAAGCACCAGCTACAGTTGGTCTGGCCTTCCGTATAAATG ATGAGATGTTTGAGCAGCTGCACGTCGAGGCCTTCTCCAGCCCCCCAGAACTCCCTGATGTGATGAAGCCTCAGGACTCCGGTAGCACTGCCAATGAGCAGGCAGTGCAGTGA
- the LOC121631926 gene encoding transforming growth factor beta-1-induced transcript 1 protein-like isoform X2, with translation MEDLDALLADLENTSSPLPRCPVLLTSDPPQNAEPATQETTQARPPPPAYTPQQTVSAAMKSSQNSNPDKLYSTVCKPRSPRSADPPPAFSSSSLLGGGLSELDHLLQELNATQFNITDEILAQFPSSKKDERDKFKDKATTSSPSSAKPSATSATLELDKLMASLSDFRVQSTPAAPVTPVVATSQQPAAPLQPAAPPQPSSGGSLDSMLGLLQSDLSRQGVQTSSKGNCSACQKPVVGQVVTALGKVWHPEHFVCTECETELGSRNFFEKDGRPYCESDYFTLFSPHCAHCSKPILNKMVTALDKNWHPECFCCVKCSRSFGDEGFHDREGQQYCQQCFLTLFASRCQGCSQPILENYISALNSLWHPQCFVCRECYSPFVNGSFFEHEGKPLCEAHYHQSRGSMCQACQQPILGRCVTAMGAKFHPHHLVCHFCLKPLSKGCFKEQENKPYCHPCFIKLFG, from the exons ATGGAGGATCTGG ATGCCCTCCTTGCTGATCTGGAGAACACCAGTTCTCCTCTTCCTCGATGTCCTGTCCTGCTCACCTCTGACCCTCCACAAAATGCTGAACCTGCCACTCAGGAAACGACCCAAGCCCGGCCGCCACCACCAGCTTACACACCACAGCAG aCTGTTTCTGCTGCAATGAAGTCCTCACAGAACTCCAATCCAGACAAACTATACAG CACGGTGTGTAAACCGCGCTCTCCCCGCTCTGCAGATCCTCCTCCcgccttctcctcctcctctctgctaGGTGGAGGTCTAAGTGAACTGGACCATCTGTTACAGGAGCTCAATGCCacacagtttaacatcacag ATGAGATCTTGGCCCAGTTCCCTTCCTCTAAGAAAGATGAGAGAGACAAGTTCAAGGATAAAGCCACAACCTCCTCCCCCAG CTCTGCAAAGCCCTCTGCAACATCAGCCACATTGGAGTTGGACAAACTGATGGCGTCGCTGTCTGACTTCAGAGTCCAAAGCACA CCAGCAGCACCTGTCACTCCAGTGGTTGCAACATCTCAGCAGCCCGCAGCCCCACTGCAGCCCGCTGCCCCACCGCAGCCCTCATCTGGAGGCTCATTGGACAGCATGCTGGGGCTCCTCCAATCAGACCTCAGTCGACAAGGGGTTCAGACATCCTCCAAGGGAAACTGCTCAGCTTGCCAAAAACCGGTTGTAGGACAG GTGGTGACTGCTCTTGGGAAGGTGTGGCACCCGGAGCACTTTGTGTGCACCGAGTGTGAGACAGAGTTGGGCAGCCGGAACTTCTTTGAAAAGGATGGACGGCCATACTGCGAGTCGGACTACTTCACCCTCTTCTCCCCACACTGTGCACACTGCAGTAAACCCATTCTAAAT AAAATGGTCACTGCTCTGGATAAGAACTGGCACCCAGAGTGTTTCTGCTGCGTCAAATGCAGCCGCAGCTTTGGAGACGAAG GTTTCCATGACCGTGAGGGCCAGCAGTACTGCCAGCAGTGCTTCTTGACTCTGTTTGCCTCCCGCTGTCAAGGCTGCAGCCAACCTATCCTGGAAAACTACATCTCGGCTCTAAACTCTCTCTGGCACCCACAGTGCTTCGTATGCAGG GAGTGCTACAGCCCCTTCGTGAACGGCAGCTTCTTTGAACACGAGGGTAAACCACTGTGTGAGGCCCATTACCACCAGTCCCGAGGCAGCATGTGCCAGGCATGCCAGCAGCCCATCCTTGGCCGCTGCGTCACCGCCATGGGAGCCAAATTTCACCCCCACCACCTTGTGTGCCACTTCTGCCTGAAGCCCCTGAGCAAAGGCTGCTTCAAGGAGCAGGAGAACAAACCTTACTGCCACCCCTGCTTTATCAAACTCTTTGGTTGA
- the LOC121631926 gene encoding transforming growth factor beta-1-induced transcript 1 protein-like isoform X3 codes for MKSSQNSNPDKLYSTVCKPRSPRSADPPPAFSSSSLLGGGLSELDHLLQELNATQFNITDEILAQFPSSKKDERDKFKDKATTSSPSSAKPSATSATLELDKLMASLSDFRVQSTPAAPVTPVVATSQQPAAPLQPAAPPQPSSGGSLDSMLGLLQSDLSRQGVQTSSKGNCSACQKPVVGQVVTALGKVWHPEHFVCTECETELGSRNFFEKDGRPYCESDYFTLFSPHCAHCSKPILNKMVTALDKNWHPECFCCVKCSRSFGDEGFHDREGQQYCQQCFLTLFASRCQGCSQPILENYISALNSLWHPQCFVCRECYSPFVNGSFFEHEGKPLCEAHYHQSRGSMCQACQQPILGRCVTAMGAKFHPHHLVCHFCLKPLSKGCFKEQENKPYCHPCFIKLFG; via the exons ATGAAGTCCTCACAGAACTCCAATCCAGACAAACTATACAG CACGGTGTGTAAACCGCGCTCTCCCCGCTCTGCAGATCCTCCTCCcgccttctcctcctcctctctgctaGGTGGAGGTCTAAGTGAACTGGACCATCTGTTACAGGAGCTCAATGCCacacagtttaacatcacag ATGAGATCTTGGCCCAGTTCCCTTCCTCTAAGAAAGATGAGAGAGACAAGTTCAAGGATAAAGCCACAACCTCCTCCCCCAG CTCTGCAAAGCCCTCTGCAACATCAGCCACATTGGAGTTGGACAAACTGATGGCGTCGCTGTCTGACTTCAGAGTCCAAAGCACA CCAGCAGCACCTGTCACTCCAGTGGTTGCAACATCTCAGCAGCCCGCAGCCCCACTGCAGCCCGCTGCCCCACCGCAGCCCTCATCTGGAGGCTCATTGGACAGCATGCTGGGGCTCCTCCAATCAGACCTCAGTCGACAAGGGGTTCAGACATCCTCCAAGGGAAACTGCTCAGCTTGCCAAAAACCGGTTGTAGGACAG GTGGTGACTGCTCTTGGGAAGGTGTGGCACCCGGAGCACTTTGTGTGCACCGAGTGTGAGACAGAGTTGGGCAGCCGGAACTTCTTTGAAAAGGATGGACGGCCATACTGCGAGTCGGACTACTTCACCCTCTTCTCCCCACACTGTGCACACTGCAGTAAACCCATTCTAAAT AAAATGGTCACTGCTCTGGATAAGAACTGGCACCCAGAGTGTTTCTGCTGCGTCAAATGCAGCCGCAGCTTTGGAGACGAAG GTTTCCATGACCGTGAGGGCCAGCAGTACTGCCAGCAGTGCTTCTTGACTCTGTTTGCCTCCCGCTGTCAAGGCTGCAGCCAACCTATCCTGGAAAACTACATCTCGGCTCTAAACTCTCTCTGGCACCCACAGTGCTTCGTATGCAGG GAGTGCTACAGCCCCTTCGTGAACGGCAGCTTCTTTGAACACGAGGGTAAACCACTGTGTGAGGCCCATTACCACCAGTCCCGAGGCAGCATGTGCCAGGCATGCCAGCAGCCCATCCTTGGCCGCTGCGTCACCGCCATGGGAGCCAAATTTCACCCCCACCACCTTGTGTGCCACTTCTGCCTGAAGCCCCTGAGCAAAGGCTGCTTCAAGGAGCAGGAGAACAAACCTTACTGCCACCCCTGCTTTATCAAACTCTTTGGTTGA